In the Plasmodium gaboni strain SY75 chromosome 13, whole genome shotgun sequence genome, AAAGATATAACTTTTATAGATCTACccattatatatatatatagtaataatttaatatatttattaaagGTAAGTAGTTGTTATTTCTATGgacaattatatattttacaaaaaattaagacCCTATTATGATATAGATGGACTTAATAggattatatatttaaaatatagaaaCACATCAATCATAGTTGTTTAAATATcatatgaattttttttttttttttactattttgtatataatatattgattaaaacttataaaattttaCAGTAATATAcatgatgaaaatatagGTATGAGaacatatttaattattgtcttttaaatatgaagattaaaaaaaaaaaaggaattatattttaggtatccttttaataaacctaaatatgttttatgaaaattataataaaattgtAAAAATAGTATATTCATACCTACAtgtttaataattttttttgcaGAAAATGcaatatattcttatttcTACATCATAATTGTAATAATgtattaattatattaaatatatatatatatatattagttTTATAATACTAAATGTTTTTACAGAgattaaaaatataaccaagcattaattatattacatcattatatatttatatatatgtattatttttaaatataaataaattaagTAGATGGTATATCTTTTTAAAAgtacaatattattatatgtatatataaatatattttttttcccgttaatatataaatatatattacatttatatataacacaatatatatattaatattttaatttaaaaaaaaaattaatgaaaaaaaaaaaattcatatgATATTTAAACAACTATGATTGATGTGtttctatattttaaatatataatcNNNNNNNNNNNNNNNNNNNNNNNNNNNNNNNNNNNNNNNNNNNNNNNNNNNNNNNNNNNNNNNNNNNNNNNNNNNNNNNNNNNNNNNNNNNNNNNNNNNNNNNNNNNNNNNNNNNNNNNNNNNNNNNNNNNNNNNNNNNNNNNNNNNNNNNNNNNNNNNNNNNNNNNNNNNNNNNNNNNNNNNNNNNNNNNNNNNNNNNNNNNNNNNNNNNNNNNNNNNNNNNNNNNNNNNNNNNNNNNNNNNNNNNNNNNNNNNNTActattttgtatataatatattgattaaaacttataaaattttaCAGTAATATAcatgatgaaaatatagGTATGAGaacatatttaattattgtcttttaaatatgaagattaaaaaaaaaaaaggaattatattttaggtatccttttaataaacctaaatatgttttatgaaaattataataaaattgtAAAAATAGTATATTCATACCTACAtgtttaataattttttttgcaGAAAATGcaatatattcttatttctacattataattgtaataatgtattaattatattaaatatatatatatatatatatatatattagttTTATAATACTAAATGTTTTTACAAAgattaaaaatataaggtatatctttttaaaagtacaatattattatatgtatatataaatatattttttttcccgttaatatataaatatatattacatttatatataacacaatatatatattaatattttaatttaaaaaaaaaattaatgaaaaaaaaaaaagggCGCGCACGGATTTGAACCATGGACCCGCTGATCTGCAGTCAGCTGCTCTACCGCTGAGCTACACGCCCATTCATTATGAATTgtaaaaatgaaaataatatttaataaaaacatatatataaatacatgataataataataatatatatattttttaacataGGAATTTATGTTCTCctaatattttaatattaaaataaaaaaaaaaaataataataataaaatacaggaaaaataattgtacttgtttatattttatttaaaacaatattttcttaggcttatatattatttataataaatattaatataatattggATCAGAATGAGTGGTCACATagtagaaaaaaaataataataataaataaaaaaaaaatttaagaaattaaaagaagttaaaagaaatacttgtactttttttttttatatttatatttattttttttctcatttaTACGTATAATGAACTTAGTATAATTTTAAGATATAACAATAGTAATATGTTTTATACGTACAATATTTAAGAAgttccttttttttttttttttttttttttttaataataaatagatatataaaaattattatttgagCATCTGTGGTCTAGTGGTAGAATACTTCGTTGCCATCGAAGTGACCCGGGTTCGATTCCCGGCAGATGCAAATCACATatcttatttatttttatatttatataatatataaatatatttaatttttattaaatatatatatgtatatattatagatatatatatagatatattatatgaagaaaaaatatttctaccattttatttatatataatttcttgttttttattattttttaaaatatatataattaatatatgtaaattccatataaataataaagtataaaaataaaataaaaaattgttcctatattttatataattaaatataatttattctAATATAGAATCATAAAGGTATTTAGAAAAAtactttttaatatttttttacttcaataatatttaaaatttataattgtaatatttaaatatataaataccataccttttttattccttacaaattttaattaatatatttatttattcgtttatataattttaacatatatatatatatatatatatatatatatatatatatattatttaatattaaataagactatttttaattcatcattttcaaaaaaaaataaatgaatttaaATGTGAAAAGTCATAcaattttgataatatatattgtattgtatatattaaggCACGAAAATATAGTAAAATCATGaaaatgtatttattttgttattatattatttattttttttttttttttgtatgtGGTTATATacctttatatatttgaattttataaagacatgaaataataaaatatttcaagCTCTTTTTTGTATGTGGTTATATacctttatatatttgaattttataaagacatgaaataataaaatatttcaagCTCTTTGCTTTTGTTTTTGGTTTTCATCAATATAGACGAACTATGTAATAAAATCTTAAACTATTGataatgttatatatatatatataagaaatttgtttttttttttttgtgtagaaataataattttgtcttagtatattataacaaatgtgttaataataatatactggtcatatattaaatgtataaaatgaaaaaagtatgttataaatgatataatgcattttaaatatatatatatatatatttatttatatatcaattttaaaatttcaattcttataattgacaattattgaaaaaaaaaaataaaaaacttTACTCTAACTCATGAATTgtattatcttcatttaaaaacgttagaattattaaaacgggaaatacatataaattattatctttataaaGATGTTGAAAGACATACATGTGTTTAAGAAGAAAACTCTGAAAAAGTAGAAAAATCTTATAGATAATGTATTATACATTTCCCCACCTCCCATTTTTTATAGaacatttaatataaatatatctatatataaacctaatttatataaccatacttttctttaaaaataattgGATAAATACATAGAAATAGTATTgtttttttgtatttatatatttatcatttatatgtatagTTTCAAAAATTGAACTTTCAAAATTTAATGAATAgcatatatgtatatattttattaagaACAAATAGtgtatatacattatttataaaacatGTAGGTGTCCTACATTATGggatatttttatatgaattaaacattaatacaattattgaaatatttaatatatattaaacatagagatataatatttatttaatttatcagttattatattatttaaattataaataaNNNNNNNNNNNNNNNNNNNNNNNNNNNNNNNNNNNNNNNNNNNNNNNNNNNNNNNNNNNNNNNNNNNNNNNNNNNNNNNNNNNNNNNNNNNNNNNNNNNNAAGTTCATTTTATGActgaaaaaaataatgatgattACCGTTTAGgtaataattaaaaaaaaaaaaaaaaaaatatatagagTAAAATTTGAAACGTACAAATAAAtcttaaaaaaagataGGATGCATCAATTATGCCCTTCTTTTGgttttataataattttttaattttttttttttttttttttttacagATAGGGAAGAATTCGAAAAAAACaattcttctttttttttgtactAATATTAGAATGAAAAAATGTAATTCAAAAAAAGaattgaatatatatatatatatattaattataaatgtgaaatgaatttataatttatcatTACTTGGAATACtctaaatatataataacattttattgtaaacataaagaataaattaaaaaaactacataaaaataaaaataatctaaaaattttaaaaatttattacaaattataaattctaataaatttatatatttctaagaatatatttatgtgtataaatatataactatattattatagtAGAATAAATGTgtagaaaaatattacatatatatataatatttaacATTTATTGAAAAACTTCaactattattattattattatatatatattttttttatattttatattttttaaaaaagaaaaagaattcataaataaataatttattatagcctacatataatattaataaaaggTATATATTAGTTTTAAgataaaacaatataaatggtttatatattatgttatcagaaggaaaaaaaaaaaatatatatatattatataaattaaaatgccgataaatatataattcttacttatatttatatatttatttttatttaatgttGGATTCATTCAATAagaaaaagagaaaaaccccaaaaaaattgttgttatatatttctgaatatgaatttttctaagatatataataatttaattttacatataaaaaattatttccTTATCATTGAAATAAATTCCAAatattgtaatataaatacatttgataaatatgaaaaagaaagaaaatatacaaaattattaaattttgtatattataaattttatttaacaTTTATTGTTGGGTtgttatatgtatttttattggtaagattttttttttttttaattaaaatgtgtaataaatatttgacaatatatatatatatatatatatatatataattatgtttatttttatgtttttatagaatatattaattaaagGAGGTCGTTCAAAAAATGGTGTGCATTTTACTAATATTAGATGTGTAAGGATTTTCTcagaaaatataaaaaatattgatgAAATATCCAAGAATATATTCttgtataatataaaaaaggatgatattttatatagGGATTCAttagataaaataaatgaaatagataataaaataaagtaTAATTCCTTAAAGGAAGAAGATATAATACTCTTAAAAGAAGGGAAGTATAAGAATGATTATAGTgatattaatttattaaatagaaataatgtgtataaaaatgatgatgaatCTTTTAGAAATTACcataaaagaaataataatgaagataaaaatGTGAATATTAaatcttatatatataattggGAATTAGGTCAGAAATCcttaataaaaatgttagATTATGCagataatttttattttaatgGTGTGAAATATAGTGATTGGAAATTAACATCTATGAGAAgatttaatttaaataataatgttttGAAGGATcataaaacatataaaactataattaattcaaaaaaaaaacaggatgataagaaaaaagtaaaattatttataaaaaaaataccTATTGATATATGGGTAGAACAATTTAATTTGATGAAAGAATATGAAGGAGAATATTTAAtagataaagaaaattatgTAATGGAAGCAGTTTCTTTAGCTTTTTTGAATGAATATTATCCAGGAATAACACctaaattttataaaatattatatgagtcagataaaaaaaatattaaagaaaagaattacaaaaaatataaatttcatgatttaaatgaattaaatgatatattaacaaaagaattagaaaataatattaatggTAATATAGTATTAATATCTGAATTTTTTGGTGAAAATgtatttaattatataaaaaggaaaaaaaataatatatttgttgTTTCCGATATAAGTaatgaagataaaaaaaaaattctttataattcattaaatttattaatgaGGTTACATAATGCTGGATTAACTCATCTTGATTTATCTCCTGATAATATGTTAATTTCGccaaaaaattatgaaatgCGCCTATGTGATTTGGCTCAAACTACACCTATGTATACTAATAAATTAAGACATAAAGAAAAAGTAAAATTTATACAACCTTTTGAATCGTTTGAACCTTGTATAGGAAAAATTGAATATATACCTCCGGAATGTTGGAAAATTGTGTGGAAATATAAActaaataaaattaaaaatccaattgaatatttaaaaaatatttcaaaccaagaagaaagaaaaaaatattattatgatgtAGGAATCTTCTTTATTTGGATGTGGAATAATGGTTTTATATGGAAATGTTCAGATCCAATACAAGATAAaatttttcaaatttttataagatCAAATATGGATTTGAATACATTTATCATGACAAAAAGTTGGCCTCATGAACTGAACAATTTGATTAAcgtaataatatatatatatataaaattatatatgtatataatatgtatataatatttatataatatttaaataatatttatataatatttatataatatttatataatatttaaataatatttatataatatttacataatatatatataggaaaaaaaaattaaaaaaaaccaaaagataaaaatatatattttcttatatgtgttctttttatttttttatagaaatTGTTACATATGGACAATAGGAAGACTGTAAAATTAAGTGATTTGTGTACGCATCCATGGTGGTCTAgtaaatattaatttttctttttagTACTAATacatacaaatatatatatattatttgttctaatttttttcctttttaatatactaatatatagtgtttgatttttttttttttttttttttttttttctcttaatatttatttttctatcacatatttttttgtattttcatttaaatttgTTGTTATATTGTGTGTTATGTATTCTTATATAATCTTTgttaaattaaaaattttttttcgagttgttattttttattatataatttggTTAAACACAGATAATATAGGAAATTGTAATTCCATTTATAAGTTATAATTTgcataatatattaaaattgaaagttatatatgaatatattattactactatttaatttttgtaatttaaataaattagtattattatatacaagtatatatatttttgtattgtgttttgatatatatattttagaatattaaaatatcaTATGTAAAATTTGTATCTATGATATAATTgtatttgtatataatatttcaattAAATATGCATATACAATCATTcacaataaaaaaaataaatggtatgaaatcaaaataaaaaaaagaaaaaaaaaggtaaAAACAAAGACAAATAAATAGACAAATcaacaaataatattcctatatatatatatatgcatatatacatatatctaatatgtaaattatttatatacattaaatAAGTACAAATAGTACAATTCTTAAaagtattatattaaaaaatatacctaaaaaaaaaattatttatatataaataaataaataacaaatcacaaattttattacatttttagggtaatagaaaaatgaaaacaATGAAATGACGATATGCTTAtacttttaaatattatatatatttaataattatgaaaagTATATACAAATTACTAAGAATTAtctaatttattttcttcatcattttcatataatgATTTTATTAAAGCCATTCTTTTGGATCTTTTCCTTTTAGCATATGGACCTTTTTCagtaattataaaatatatagaacCTAATGCTCCTAAAACAAATCCcgataaaaaaattagaagaattatatatgcTACAGGAATACTAGATATAGCTAAGGTCGAAgcataatataataatactatTGCTCCTACCAAGcttgaaaataaaaaagcATAACCTCCCGATTCATTTTCTATTATTGAATCTTCAGCTTTATCATACGCCTTGTCtaattttttgaaaattatttttattaagGTTAccctatatatataataaaatactCTATACCACTTATCACCATCGAATATCTTTTCTAacattttgtatataactaagttaatttttcttaataGTTTCtttatacttttttttatagacAATTTAAACTTATCATActtttcttcttttttttgcaTCTTTAACTTTTTGgctttttttattttttgcTGTTCTATATATTCACTTGATAATTCTAACTGccttttttcttcttctaATAAGAGTTTTGTTAATTCATAATCTATTAAATTATCCTTTTTTAATctactttttttaattttatctTGGATTATTTGATCTTTTAATAATCTAACTTCTGAtaattccttttttatatatttcctaTAGGTATCGTTTTTATCTAATtgatttaatttttctttgtCTCTTAACCGtttgtttttttctctAATATCTTTGTATGTTCTATTAGATGTATTTTCATCTTTGTTAATTTTATCATCttgtattttatattttttctttttattatttttattttcttcttctttatGTTCTTgttcatttaaataatctgtattttcttcatcattttcCAACTGcaataaaattttttttcttttttcatcttcttcattATCAAGTAATAATTTGTacttattatatttttcatgTGTATCTTTTAATTCGTTGTccttttttcttctttGCTTTTCTATTAGGTCTTGTATATCTATTTTATCCATTAATTCGTGATTTCTTAATCTATTCCTTATTATTTCATCTTTTAATTCTTTCATATGTTTTAATTGATCCCTTATATACTCAAAGGTATAATGTTCTGGTAAGGGTTTAATAGGTGTAGAACTTATTGGGACATAACTTCTGCtatatttgttattatgACCATACTTAGCTGGGGGGAACTAttataaaacaataaaaagaaaaaaataatatatgtttttaaaatgGTATTATAAcaacatatacatatacatataaatatatatatatatatatatatatatatatatattatttcatattatataaaatttttttttttcatatataatttttaaaaatggTTAAAAAAACTTAATACAATTATAAgctttttttatttttaatgtatGCTTACTTGATAAGaagatgataaaaatatattatataaaagaacaaatagaaatatatgtttatatataaagtacatattttatttaattttttttttttttattttggTAATCaagaattataaaaattttaatatatatatgtatatatatgtaaacttatatatattgtgatttaaaaaaaaaaaaaaaaaaaaaaaaaaaaaaaaatgtgtattacattttttttctttctttcttaattcaatttattataataaatataatcgtacatatattatatatatatatatatatcataatatttgttAGCTTTTACACTTTTGAATTATTGGgttgataaaaaatatctctaatgtgaaatatataaataaaaaaaaaaaaaaaatacataatataatattacatcatatcattattcttaaattaaatgtttatcttttttttcttgtatatgtaaataaaacaaattaataatattaattttaacgttataaaatatattacaaaaacAAGCACgtttaaaaaataataaaaagttaaagatatttaatacaaaaaaattgtaGTTCCAaaacaattaaaaaaaaaataaaaaaaaaattaaaataaaatatagaCAATTGGAATacttaaatatataatatatatatatatatatatatatatatatatatatatatatatatatatttgtatgacaaaaaaaataaatatataataaataaattaataaaaatacgatatatatttattccTTTCAACTCTTATGTagagaaaataaaaaatagGAAGGTACATACATGTACGTGTTTGTTCGACGTTTGCCTTTACTTTTTTTCGTTTTGTAAAAATgctcatttttttctttctcacatatattataaagatTTAATACATCCAAGAAATTCatatttgaataattaATATCCACATTTGTCATTTctatatatacattattttgtatataataagatatatttttttccatgtgaaatttatttttttgtaatttttttaatataccTATTTGGAGTTCACATATCCTCTTATAAAATTgtcttttcatttttttataatatttttgattataaaaataggagtcatta is a window encoding:
- a CDS encoding putative exported protein (Plasmodium exported protein, unknown function); its protein translation is MYFIYKHIFLFVLLYNIFLSSSYQFPPAKYGHNNKYSRSYVPISSTPIKPLPEHYTFEYIRDQLKHMKELKDEIIRNRLRNHELMDKIDIQDLIEKQRRKKDNELKDTHEKYNKYKLLLDNEEDEKRKKILLQLENDEENTDYLNEQEHKEEENKNNKKKKYKIQDDKINKDENTSNRTYKDIREKNKRLRDKEKLNQLDKNDTYRKYIKKELSEVRLLKDQIIQDKIKKSRLKKDNLIDYELTKLLLEEEKRQLELSSEYIEQQKIKKAKKLKMQKKEEKYDKFKLSIKKSIKKLLRKINLVIYKMLEKIFDGDKWYRVFYYIYRVTLIKIIFKKLDKAYDKAEDSIIENESGGYAFLFSSLVGAIVLLYYASTLAISSIPVAYIILLIFLSGFVLGALGSIYFIITEKGPYAKRKRSKRMALIKSLYENDEENKLDNS